Proteins encoded within one genomic window of Oncorhynchus keta strain PuntledgeMale-10-30-2019 chromosome 12, Oket_V2, whole genome shotgun sequence:
- the LOC118391559 gene encoding programmed cell death 1 ligand 1-like, which translates to MEQAFLLVLHVVLWPTLAALFTVEVDSLSHVTEFHGDVTMGCRFQPGGWDPNLSVVWQRVQPLPDVEVYRMDNGQEDLTSQNLQYRGRARLVSEELTNGWAKLHVSSLRINDSGVYRCLVELGGADYKQTTLTVKATYKTIIKSMQRRGGDEVELACESEGYPLATINWRDKSLRNIKSNDTVVKTPDQLFHVTSKITVKYSEKNNYTCALVEKGEATKGPSARFDIPDEIPVIESKPNTLSIVLGTTLTVAMIIAATIFGYRRQKGRLRTLKI; encoded by the exons ATGGAGCAGGCTTTTCTTTTGGTTTTACATGTAGTCTTATGGCCAACTCTTGCAG CCTTGTTCACAGTGGaggtggacagtctctcacacGTGACAGAGTTCCACGGTGATGTCACCATGGGCTGCAGGTTCCAACCTGGGGGCTGGGACCCCAACCTGTCAGTGGTATGGCAACGGGTCCAGCCTCTTCCAGATGTAGAGGTGTACAGGATGGATAACGGACAGGAGGACCTCACTTCTCAGAATCTTCAGTACCGCGGCAGGGCACGGTTGGTGTCGGAGGAGCTGACCAATGGCTGGGCCAAGCTACATGTGTCCAGTCTGAGGATCAACGACTCTGGGGTGTACCGATGTCTTGTGGAATTGGGGGGAGCTGATTATAAACAGACCACTTTGACTGTCAAAG CTACCTATAAGACTATCATTAAAAGCATGCAGAGACGTGGGGGAGATGAGGTGGAGCTGGCCTGTGAGTCTGAGGGCTATCCTCTTGCCACAATCAACTGGAGAGACAAGAGTCTCAGGAACATCAAATCCAACGACACCGTTGTGAAAACTCCAGACCAGCTTTTCCATGTCACCAGCAAGATAACAGTCAAATACTCTGAGAAAAACAACTATACATGTGCCTTGGTGGAGAAAGGTGAAGCTACAAAGGGTCCATCAGCCAGGTTTGACATCCCAG ATGAAATACCTGTGATTGAGAGTAAACCTAACACCCTTTCTATTGTATTGGGCACGACATTGACGGTGGCTATGATCATTGCAGCTACCATCTTCGGGTATCGCAGACAGAAAG